In the Corvus cornix cornix isolate S_Up_H32 chromosome 18, ASM73873v5, whole genome shotgun sequence genome, one interval contains:
- the LLGL2 gene encoding LLGL scribble cell polarity complex component 2 isoform X1, whose translation MRRFLRPGHDPVRERLKRDLFQFNKTVEHGFPHQPSALGYSPFLRLMAIGTRSGAIKLYGAPGVEFMGLHEENNTVMQIHFIPDQCQLVTLLDDNSLHLWSLKQHGGASELLEEHRFTLKGPPGSPPSATQVTAVLPHSSREVLYLGTESGNIFVVELPSFRVLEDRTITPEAVLQRIPEDNCNRRSCELVEALREHPKNPDQILIGYSRGLIVLWDLQNNKATHHFLGSQQLENLYWQRDGSKFISCHYDGSYSQWPVSSDNRQPEPLENTVPYGPFPCKAISKIYWQTTKNGLPYIIFQGGMPRASYGDRHSISVIHGSQQTAFDFTSRVIDFFIIFSSDPAAEFDDPSALVVLAEEELVVIDLKSAGWPAVHPPYLASLHCSAITCSHHVSNIPLKLWERIISAGSKQNVHYSSMPWPIDGGTNIAPDPPQRDLLLTGHEDGTVRFWDASGVCLHLLYKLSTVRVFLTDADPNDNMNTLGEDEWPPLRKVGTFDPYSDDPRLGIQKIYLCKYSGYLAVAGTAGQVLVMELNDEDAEHVVDHAEADLLQDQEGYRWKGHEKLKTRDGPVRFEAGFQPFVLVQCQPPAVVTSLALHSEWKLVAFGTSHGFGLFDHQQKQLVFVKCTLHPSDQLALEGPLSRVKSLKKSLRQSFRRIRRSRVSSRKRRGGSGNASEVQEANAKFDQDALQEMELAPVQRKIEARSAEDSFTGFVRTLYFADTFLRDSSRHCPSLWAGTNGGTVYAFCLRVPPAERRMDEPVRAEQAKEIQLMHRAPVVGILVLDGRSTPLPEPLEVAHDLSKSPDMQGSHQLLVVSEEQFKVFTLPKVSSKLKLKLTALEGCRVRKVTVANFGSCKTDDYSENDLAVLTNLGDIQIISLPFLKLQIRYPCIRKEDVSGIASCVFTKYGQGFYLISPSEFERFSLSTKWLVEPRCIVDIPEVTSNNQVHNKSGTENAVRKSRGPGKSPGDCGEDGRKSGRLMEHALLNDEKVLKEIQSTLEGGRGRRDHIPTSPRNRTLSIRIQELCRKKFGKKSVRTRTK comes from the exons TGCCAGCTGGTGACGCTGCTGGATGATAACAGCTTGCACCTCTGGAGCCTGAAGCAGCACGGAGGAGCatctgagctgctggaggagcatcGCTTCACCCTCAAAGGGCCACCTGG CTCTCCACCAAGTGCCACCCAGGTAACAGCTGTGCTTCCCCATTCCTCACGGGAAGTGCTGTACCTCGGCACGGAGAGTGGCAACATCTTTGTGGTGGAGCTGCCCTCATTCCGAGTGCTGGAGGATAGGACCATCACCCCCGAGGCCGTGCTGCAGCG gatACCAGAAGATAACTGCAACAGACGATCCTGTGAACTGGTGGAAGCCCTTCGGGAGCATCCTAAGAACCCTGACCAGATCCTAATTGGATACAGCAGGGGCTTGATTGTCCTCTGGGACCTGCAGAATAACAAAGCAACACACCATTTCCTGGGCAGCCAG cagctggagaacCTCTACTGGCAGAGGGATGGCAGTAAATTCATTAGTTGTCACTATGATGGAAGTTACAGCCAGTGGCCAGTATCCAGTGACAACAGGCAGCCAGAGCCTCTGGAAAACACTGTGCCTTATG GTCCTTTTCCTTGCAAGGCCATCTCCAAGATCTACTGGCAGACAACAAAAAATGG gcTTCCTTACATAATATTCCAAGGAGGAATGCCCCGGGCTAGCTATGGGGACCGGCACAGCATCTCTGTTATCCACGGCAGCCAGCAAACAGCCTTTGACTTTACCTCACGAGTGATAGACTTCTTCATAATCTTCAGTTCAGATCCTGCTGCAG AATTCGATGACCCCTCTGCCCTGGTGGTGCTGGCAGAAGAAGAGCTCGTGGTGATAGACTTGAAAAGTGCAGGCTGGCCAGCAGTGCACCCTCCATACCTGGCttccctgcactgctcagccaTCACCTGCTCTCACCACGTCTCCAACATCCCACTGAAGCTCTGGGAGCGGATTATCAGCGCTGGGAGCAAGCAGAACGTTCACTACTCCAGTATG CCATGGCCGATTGACGGTGGCACCAACATCGCTCCGGATCCTCCACAGAGGGACTTGCTGCTAACAGG GCATGAGGATGGCACAGTGAGGTTTTGGGATGCCTCTGGTGTCTGCTTGCACCTCCTTTATAAGCTGAGCACAGTGAGAGTGTTCCTCACAGATGCTGATCCCAATGACAACATGAACACCCTGGGGGAGGATGAGTGGCCTCCACTCCGCAAG GTTGGTACCTTTGATCCTTACAGTGATGATCCAAGACTTGGGATCCAGAAGATCTACCTGTGTAAATACAGTGGATACTTGGCTGTTGCTGGTACAGCAGGACAG GTGTTGGTGATGGAACTGAACGACGAGGATGCAGAACACGTGGTGGACCATGCTGAAGCAGATCTCCTGCAGGACCAAGAGGGCTATCGATGGAAAGGTCACGAGAAGCTAAAAACTCGAGATGGCCCTGTTCGATTTGAAGCTGGTTTTCAGCCATTTGTCCTTGTCCAGTGTCAACCACCAGCTGTGGTCACCTCTTTGGCCCTGCACTCAGAGTGGAAGCTTGTGGCCTTTGGTACCAGTCATGGGTTTGGGCTTTTTgaccatcagcagaagcaacTGGTCTTTGTCAA GTGCACACTGCATCCCAGTGACCAGTTGGCCTTAGAAGGTCCCCTGTCTCGGGTGAAATCCTTGAAGAAGTCCCTCCGTCAGTCATTCCGGCGGATCAGAAGAAGCCGCGTGTCCAGTAGGAAGCGGCGAGGAGGTAGTGGGAATGCCTCAGAG GTGCAAGAAGCAAATGCCAAGTTTGACCAGGACGCATTGCAGGAGATGGAACTTGCTCCAGTCCAGCGCAAGATCGAAGCCCGCTCAGCAGAAGACTCTTTCACTGGCTTTGTGCGAACCTTGTATTTTGCTGATACCTTTCTGAGAGACA GCTCCCGGCACTGCCCGTCCCTGTGGGCTGGCACCAATGGAGGGACAGTCTACGCCTTCTGTTTACGTGTTCctccagcagagaggaggatGGATGAGCctgtgagggcagagcagg CCAAAGAGATTCAGCTGATGCACAGGGCTCCTGTTGTGGGGATACTTGTGTTGGATGGACGCAGCACTCCCCTCCCGGAACCTCTAGAAGTAGCACATGACCTTTCCAAGAGTCCTGATATGCAAGGCAGCCACCAGCTGCTGGTGGTATCTGAAGAGCAATTTAAG GTCTTCACGTTGCCCAAGGTCAGCTCCAAGCTGAAGCTGAAGCTGACAGCCCTGGAGGGCTGCAGGGTACGGAAGGTGACAGTTGCCAACTTCGGCAGCTGCAAGACCGACGATTACAGCGAGAACGACCTGGCAGTGCTGACCAACCTGGGAGACATCCAGATCatctccctgcccttcctcaAGTTACAGATCCGCTACCCCTGCATCCGCAAGGAGGATGTGAGTGGCATTGCATCCTGTGTCTTCACCAAATATGGCCAAG GTTTCTATCTGATCTCGCCATCGGAGTTTGAGAGGTTTTCCCTTTCCACCAAATGGTTGGTGGAGCCCCGGTGCATCGTGGACATCCCAGAAGTGACAAGCAACAATCAAGTGCACAACAAGTCTGGCACAGAGAATGCTGTAAGGAAATCCAG gGGACCAGGAAAGAGTCCAGGTGACTGTGGAGAAGATg GAAGGAAGTCTGGGAGGCTGATGGAACATGCCTTACTCAATGACGAAA AAGTGCTGAAGGAGATCCAGAGTACtctggagggaggcagagg CAGGAGAGATCACATTCCCACATCCCCAAGGAACAGGACTCTGAGTATTCGCATACAG GAGTTATGCAGAAAGAAATTCGGCAAGAAGTCCGTTAGGACACGGACTAAGTAA
- the LLGL2 gene encoding LLGL scribble cell polarity complex component 2 isoform X3 — translation MRRFLRPGHDPVRERLKRDLFQFNKTVEHGFPHQPSALGYSPFLRLMAIGTRSGAIKLYGAPGVEFMGLHEENNTVMQIHFIPDQCQLVTLLDDNSLHLWSLKQHGGASELLEEHRFTLKGPPGSPPSATQVTAVLPHSSREVLYLGTESGNIFVVELPSFRVLEDRTITPEAVLQRIPEDNCNRRSCELVEALREHPKNPDQILIGYSRGLIVLWDLQNNKATHHFLGSQLENLYWQRDGSKFISCHYDGSYSQWPVSSDNRQPEPLENTVPYGPFPCKAISKIYWQTTKNGLPYIIFQGGMPRASYGDRHSISVIHGSQQTAFDFTSRVIDFFIIFSSDPAAEFDDPSALVVLAEEELVVIDLKSAGWPAVHPPYLASLHCSAITCSHHVSNIPLKLWERIISAGSKQNVHYSSMPWPIDGGTNIAPDPPQRDLLLTGHEDGTVRFWDASGVCLHLLYKLSTVRVFLTDADPNDNMNTLGEDEWPPLRKVGTFDPYSDDPRLGIQKIYLCKYSGYLAVAGTAGQVLVMELNDEDAEHVVDHAEADLLQDQEGYRWKGHEKLKTRDGPVRFEAGFQPFVLVQCQPPAVVTSLALHSEWKLVAFGTSHGFGLFDHQQKQLVFVKCTLHPSDQLALEGPLSRVKSLKKSLRQSFRRIRRSRVSSRKRRGGSGNASEVQEANAKFDQDALQEMELAPVQRKIEARSAEDSFTGFVRTLYFADTFLRDSSRHCPSLWAGTNGGTVYAFCLRVPPAERRMDEPVRAEQAKEIQLMHRAPVVGILVLDGRSTPLPEPLEVAHDLSKSPDMQGSHQLLVVSEEQFKVFTLPKVSSKLKLKLTALEGCRVRKVTVANFGSCKTDDYSENDLAVLTNLGDIQIISLPFLKLQIRYPCIRKEDVSGIASCVFTKYGQGFYLISPSEFERFSLSTKWLVEPRCIVDIPEVTSNNQVHNKSGTENAVRKSRGPGKSPGDCGEDGRKSGRLMEHALLNDEKVLKEIQSTLEGGRGRRDHIPTSPRNRTLSIRIQELCRKKFGKKSVRTRTK, via the exons TGCCAGCTGGTGACGCTGCTGGATGATAACAGCTTGCACCTCTGGAGCCTGAAGCAGCACGGAGGAGCatctgagctgctggaggagcatcGCTTCACCCTCAAAGGGCCACCTGG CTCTCCACCAAGTGCCACCCAGGTAACAGCTGTGCTTCCCCATTCCTCACGGGAAGTGCTGTACCTCGGCACGGAGAGTGGCAACATCTTTGTGGTGGAGCTGCCCTCATTCCGAGTGCTGGAGGATAGGACCATCACCCCCGAGGCCGTGCTGCAGCG gatACCAGAAGATAACTGCAACAGACGATCCTGTGAACTGGTGGAAGCCCTTCGGGAGCATCCTAAGAACCCTGACCAGATCCTAATTGGATACAGCAGGGGCTTGATTGTCCTCTGGGACCTGCAGAATAACAAAGCAACACACCATTTCCTGGGCAGCCAG ctggagaacCTCTACTGGCAGAGGGATGGCAGTAAATTCATTAGTTGTCACTATGATGGAAGTTACAGCCAGTGGCCAGTATCCAGTGACAACAGGCAGCCAGAGCCTCTGGAAAACACTGTGCCTTATG GTCCTTTTCCTTGCAAGGCCATCTCCAAGATCTACTGGCAGACAACAAAAAATGG gcTTCCTTACATAATATTCCAAGGAGGAATGCCCCGGGCTAGCTATGGGGACCGGCACAGCATCTCTGTTATCCACGGCAGCCAGCAAACAGCCTTTGACTTTACCTCACGAGTGATAGACTTCTTCATAATCTTCAGTTCAGATCCTGCTGCAG AATTCGATGACCCCTCTGCCCTGGTGGTGCTGGCAGAAGAAGAGCTCGTGGTGATAGACTTGAAAAGTGCAGGCTGGCCAGCAGTGCACCCTCCATACCTGGCttccctgcactgctcagccaTCACCTGCTCTCACCACGTCTCCAACATCCCACTGAAGCTCTGGGAGCGGATTATCAGCGCTGGGAGCAAGCAGAACGTTCACTACTCCAGTATG CCATGGCCGATTGACGGTGGCACCAACATCGCTCCGGATCCTCCACAGAGGGACTTGCTGCTAACAGG GCATGAGGATGGCACAGTGAGGTTTTGGGATGCCTCTGGTGTCTGCTTGCACCTCCTTTATAAGCTGAGCACAGTGAGAGTGTTCCTCACAGATGCTGATCCCAATGACAACATGAACACCCTGGGGGAGGATGAGTGGCCTCCACTCCGCAAG GTTGGTACCTTTGATCCTTACAGTGATGATCCAAGACTTGGGATCCAGAAGATCTACCTGTGTAAATACAGTGGATACTTGGCTGTTGCTGGTACAGCAGGACAG GTGTTGGTGATGGAACTGAACGACGAGGATGCAGAACACGTGGTGGACCATGCTGAAGCAGATCTCCTGCAGGACCAAGAGGGCTATCGATGGAAAGGTCACGAGAAGCTAAAAACTCGAGATGGCCCTGTTCGATTTGAAGCTGGTTTTCAGCCATTTGTCCTTGTCCAGTGTCAACCACCAGCTGTGGTCACCTCTTTGGCCCTGCACTCAGAGTGGAAGCTTGTGGCCTTTGGTACCAGTCATGGGTTTGGGCTTTTTgaccatcagcagaagcaacTGGTCTTTGTCAA GTGCACACTGCATCCCAGTGACCAGTTGGCCTTAGAAGGTCCCCTGTCTCGGGTGAAATCCTTGAAGAAGTCCCTCCGTCAGTCATTCCGGCGGATCAGAAGAAGCCGCGTGTCCAGTAGGAAGCGGCGAGGAGGTAGTGGGAATGCCTCAGAG GTGCAAGAAGCAAATGCCAAGTTTGACCAGGACGCATTGCAGGAGATGGAACTTGCTCCAGTCCAGCGCAAGATCGAAGCCCGCTCAGCAGAAGACTCTTTCACTGGCTTTGTGCGAACCTTGTATTTTGCTGATACCTTTCTGAGAGACA GCTCCCGGCACTGCCCGTCCCTGTGGGCTGGCACCAATGGAGGGACAGTCTACGCCTTCTGTTTACGTGTTCctccagcagagaggaggatGGATGAGCctgtgagggcagagcagg CCAAAGAGATTCAGCTGATGCACAGGGCTCCTGTTGTGGGGATACTTGTGTTGGATGGACGCAGCACTCCCCTCCCGGAACCTCTAGAAGTAGCACATGACCTTTCCAAGAGTCCTGATATGCAAGGCAGCCACCAGCTGCTGGTGGTATCTGAAGAGCAATTTAAG GTCTTCACGTTGCCCAAGGTCAGCTCCAAGCTGAAGCTGAAGCTGACAGCCCTGGAGGGCTGCAGGGTACGGAAGGTGACAGTTGCCAACTTCGGCAGCTGCAAGACCGACGATTACAGCGAGAACGACCTGGCAGTGCTGACCAACCTGGGAGACATCCAGATCatctccctgcccttcctcaAGTTACAGATCCGCTACCCCTGCATCCGCAAGGAGGATGTGAGTGGCATTGCATCCTGTGTCTTCACCAAATATGGCCAAG GTTTCTATCTGATCTCGCCATCGGAGTTTGAGAGGTTTTCCCTTTCCACCAAATGGTTGGTGGAGCCCCGGTGCATCGTGGACATCCCAGAAGTGACAAGCAACAATCAAGTGCACAACAAGTCTGGCACAGAGAATGCTGTAAGGAAATCCAG gGGACCAGGAAAGAGTCCAGGTGACTGTGGAGAAGATg GAAGGAAGTCTGGGAGGCTGATGGAACATGCCTTACTCAATGACGAAA AAGTGCTGAAGGAGATCCAGAGTACtctggagggaggcagagg CAGGAGAGATCACATTCCCACATCCCCAAGGAACAGGACTCTGAGTATTCGCATACAG GAGTTATGCAGAAAGAAATTCGGCAAGAAGTCCGTTAGGACACGGACTAAGTAA